From Scomber scombrus chromosome 13, fScoSco1.1, whole genome shotgun sequence, a single genomic window includes:
- the ppp2r3b gene encoding serine/threonine-protein phosphatase 2A regulatory subunit B'' subunit beta, whose translation MPSPQVLQPVLKMKVDELFLNWLSDPATQSLLKDYLDLIKSGQHIDLSSGDAKEKRSLTFNENNNVASQRNMAEKKPAPFSTPSSPPSTSTLPSGSSSGTRVTGPNGRILRRSVSAKKAQVRTEEPVTTALSESIPKFYFPQGRPQANLNIDSLISKIEKIFSQFPNERATIEDMGQVAKACECPLYWKVPLFCLAGGDRTGFVSVHKFVAMWRKTLQTCHDDASKFVHLLAKPGCNYLEQDDFIPFLQDVVNSHAGLAFLKEAPDFHSRYITTVIQRIFYNVNRSWTGKITCSELRKSNFHQNVALLEQEEDVNQLTEFFSYEHFYVIYCKFWELDTDHDLYIDQKDLVRHNDQAVSQKMIERIFSGTVTRDRRVYKEGRLSYADFVWFLISEEDKKTDTSLEYWFRCMDLDGDGVLSMYELEYFYEEQCQKLETMAIEPLPFEDCLCQMLDLVKPEVEGKITLRDLKRCKLSHIFFDTFFNIEKYLDHEQRDPFSVIRELEQDGQEVSDWEKYAAEEYDILVAEEAANDHCNDVYDNPLSPLGQHISSELGLTKRHFFEIPSPHCNLDLDEYEYEDDYE comes from the exons atgcCATCGCCACAAGTCCTCCAGCCAGTTCTTAAAATGAAGGTGGACGAGCTCTTTCTAAACTGGTTAAGTGACCCTGCAACCCAGTCACTACTGAAAGATTATCTTGACCTAATCAAAAGTGGACAACACATTGATTTGAGCAGTGGGGACGCCAAGGAGAAAAGGTCTTTGACCTTCAATGAGAATAACAACGTGGCATCCCAAAGGAACATGGCAGAGAAGAAACCTGCTCCCTTCAGTACGCCCTCCAGCCCCCCTTCCACCAGTACCCTGCCCTCTGGTAGTAGCAGTGGTACCAGAGTGACAGGACCCAATGGCAGAATACTACGGAGATCTGTCAGCGCTAAAAAG GCGCAGGTGAGGACCGAGGAGCCCGTCACCACAGCGTTAAGTGAAAGCATTCCAAAGTTCTACTTCCCACAGGGCCGGCCCCAAGCCAACCTCAACATCGACAGCCTCATTTCCaaaattgagaaaatattttCCCAATTCCCAAATGAAAGGGCCACCATTGAGGACATGGGGCAGGTTGCCAAG GCCTGTGAGTGCCCTCTCTACTGGAAAGTGCCATTGTTCTGCTTGGCTGGAGGCGACAGGACGGGCTTCGTGTCTGTTCACAAATTCGTGGCTATGTGGAGAAA AACTCTGCAGACCTGTCACGATGACGCTTCTAAATTTGTGCACCTCTTGGCCAAGCCTGGCTGTAATTACCTGGAACAAGACGACTTTATTCCATTCCTGCAG GATGTGGTGAACTCTCATGCAGGGCTGGCCTTTCTAAAGGAGGCACCGGACTTTCACTCAAGATACATCACCACG GTGATTCAGAGGATATTTTACAATGTGAACCGGTCATGGACTGGAAAGATAACATGTTCTGAACTCAGGAAAAGTAATTTTCATCAG AACGTGGCGTTGCTGGAGCAGGAAGAAGACGTGAACCAGCTGACAGAGTTCTTCTCTTATGAACATTTCTATGTTATCTACTGCAAATTCTGGGAGCTCGACACTGACCATGACCTCTACATAGACCAGAAGGACCTGGTGCGACACAATGACCAAG CCGTCTCCCAGAAGATGATTGAGAGAATATTCTCAGGAACAGTAACAAG GGACAGGCGGGTGTATAAAGAGGGGCGGCTGAGTTACGCTGATTTTGTTTGGTTCCTCATCTCTGAGGAGGACAAGAAGACTGACACAAG TTTAGAGTACTGGTTCCGCTGTATGGACCTGGATGGGGACGGCGTGCTCAGCATGTACGAGCTGGAGTACTTCTATGAGGAGCAGTGTCAGAAGCTGGAGACCATGGCTATCGAGCCCCTTCCCTTTGAGGACTGCCTCTGCCAAATGCTCGACCTCGTCAAGCCTGAGGTCGAAG GTAAGATCACTCTGCGGGACCTTAAGAGGTGCAAGTTGTCCCACATCTTCTTCGACACTTTCTTCAACATTGAGAAGTACCTGGACCATGAGCAGAGGGACCCGTTCTCTGTTATAAGG GAGCTGGAGCAGGATGGCCAGGAAGTGTCAGACTGGGAGAAATATGCTGCTGAGGAGTACGACATCTTAGTGGCTGAAGAGGCTGCCAACGATCACTGCAATGATGT gtatGATAATCCTTTGAGCCCTCTAGGGCAGCACATCTCCAGTGAGCTGGGTCTGACAAAGAGACACTTCTTTGAGATCCCCAGTCCACACTGCAACCTGGACCTGGACGAATACGAATACGAAGATGACTATGAATGA